The following are encoded in a window of Halorarum salinum genomic DNA:
- a CDS encoding succinylglutamate desuccinylase/aspartoacylase family protein — MTEELPPRRTLAGLVAACLVCVGAAAFLAPGAVGALLTDAAPPDDASNSPGLATGTEPAVGTEGAAGTASPATRRTSGEAVTSGANASTRYTYTVGEGVNETAVTVVESGHPGPTVVVVGGQHGNEPAGYRAAGRVENWEIERGTLVVVPEANPAAVENGMREVRGRDLNGQFPVGERPRTAQARTVWGVLERHDANVVVDLHSSRGIYGVDGGVGQAVFPTVTGPAVEHADAAVGRTNREFELRGNRSFRRGNVMGRSGVSLTRKVAGDMGKPAYLVETTKRDTDLETRVEWTTAITWELLRLHGLVEGERPGR, encoded by the coding sequence ATGACCGAGGAGTTGCCCCCCCGCCGTACGCTGGCCGGACTCGTCGCTGCCTGTCTCGTCTGCGTCGGCGCGGCGGCGTTCCTCGCTCCCGGCGCAGTCGGTGCCCTCCTGACCGACGCGGCGCCGCCGGACGACGCCTCGAACTCCCCCGGACTCGCGACCGGGACCGAACCGGCGGTCGGCACCGAAGGCGCGGCCGGGACGGCCAGCCCCGCGACCCGGCGAACCAGCGGCGAGGCGGTGACGTCCGGCGCGAACGCGTCGACGAGGTACACCTACACGGTCGGCGAGGGCGTGAACGAGACCGCAGTCACCGTCGTGGAGAGCGGGCACCCCGGTCCGACGGTCGTCGTGGTGGGCGGACAGCACGGCAACGAACCGGCCGGATACCGGGCCGCGGGCCGCGTCGAGAACTGGGAGATCGAACGGGGGACCCTGGTGGTCGTCCCCGAGGCGAACCCCGCGGCGGTCGAGAACGGGATGCGGGAGGTCCGGGGGCGCGATCTCAACGGCCAGTTCCCGGTCGGCGAACGTCCGCGGACCGCGCAGGCGCGGACCGTCTGGGGCGTCCTCGAACGACACGACGCCAACGTGGTCGTCGACCTTCACAGTTCGCGGGGCATCTACGGCGTCGACGGCGGCGTCGGCCAGGCCGTCTTCCCGACGGTCACCGGTCCCGCGGTCGAACACGCCGACGCGGCGGTCGGCCGGACCAACCGCGAGTTCGAACTGCGGGGGAACCGTTCGTTCCGGCGCGGGAACGTGATGGGCCGCTCCGGCGTGTCGCTCACCCGGAAGGTCGCCGGCGACATGGGGAAGCCGGCCTATCTCGTGGAGACGACCAAACGGGACACCGACCTCGAAACCCGCGTCGAGTGGACGACGGCGATCACGTGGGAACTACTCAGACTGCACGGACTGGTGGAGGGGGAGCGGCCGGGGCGCTGA